One region of Oryza glaberrima chromosome 7, OglaRS2, whole genome shotgun sequence genomic DNA includes:
- the LOC127780260 gene encoding putative disease resistance RPP13-like protein 1, translating into MVGPELTVGGWFAGAVISNLVAKVRSAMEHHAALRAAAGDMLYGVEAALPRIRILVEATERRAISRASFAAWLQQFKDAVAEAEDLLDDLETRRIRAALRARGKVGSATSLALRFLRNLVLSDGDLQRLKNVLAKLNRITTDATGFHDILKLADDDVGAMRSVLPVPATPPAVIGRDEEQQQLLKMILRPGAPPYPQDGAESCSGVSVISVVGAAGVGKTTLAQLIYSDPNVKEAFLLRGWVFTSRSCSRTGLEQDIIESFASEQEENLQRKSVSSESSLIDVVRNKKFFLVLDDVQHNLHSQWDSLRSTLARGANGSVVLLVCQSKEVANSLGATAQVPMGYLPSPVLWRVFEHHAFGNQKRASLESIGKKVLQNLHGLPLLAEAIGRLLRQRLDKAHWQKISSSPWWLFSEDEDNVALPSVAIMCEHLCDHLRKCLCYCSIFPSGYLFEKNMLIHMWIASFMQQHDGIGMKEMEKEWFDELFRRSFFQPTIWKNRYIMPDMIRKPLCSIVGKECHAASELGEQKRRLQDYRHLAISFPDFNVHLDLRKDNKLRTILLFDGRKTIKPHEAFANILSHLSGLRVLDFSYSEAKLEKVPDFIYKFTHLRFLDLSFTGMTVLPDSLCKLHLLQVLGLRGCRFKELPRAINELVNLRFLYAEAHTVSLIYKIGKLTNLQGLDEFLVGRMDGHKITELKNLNEISGQLCIGNLDKVASTDVVSDAELFKKRHLKKLVFRWGLTACKPLAEADGFMRTLAGLKPNTNLEELKIQCYMGVGFPSWMAVKLAQALEFKLSLHNSSHFSPIHHCVLNYQLIFFA; encoded by the coding sequence ATGGTCGGGCCGGAGCTGACGGTCGGCGGGTGGTTCGCCGGCGCCGTGATCTCCAACTTGGTGGCGAAGGTGCGGTCCGCCATGGAGCACCACGCCGCCCtccgggccgccgccggcgacatgcTGTACGGCGTGGAGGCCGCGCTCCCCCGGATCAGGATCCTCGTCGAGGCGACCGAGCGCAGGGCCATCTCCAGGGCCAGCTTCGCCGCGTGGCTGCAGCAGTTCAaggacgccgtcgccgaggccgaGGACCTGCTCGACGACCTCGAGACGCGGAGGATCCGGGCGGCGCTCAGGGCCAGGGGCAAGGTCGGCTCCGCCACGTCCCTCGCGCTCAGGTTCCTCAGGAACCTCGTCCTCTCCGATGGGGATCTCCAGAGGCTCAAGAACGTCCTGGCCAAGCTGAACAGGATCACCACCGACGCGACCGGCTTCCACGACATACTGAAactggccgacgacgacgtggggGCGATGCGATCGGTCCTTCCGGTGCCAGCCACCCCGCCGGCGGTCATCGGCCGGgacgaggagcagcagcagcttctgaAGATGATTTTACGCCCCGGCGCACCGCCGTATCCTCAGGATGGAGCTGAATCCTGCTCTGGTGTTTCTGTCATATCAGTTGTGGGAGCAGCTGGTGTGGGCAAAACCACTCTTGCTCAGCTGATTTACAGTGATCCAAACGTCAAGGAGGCTTTCCTGTTGAGGGGATGGGTGTTTACCTCTCGTAGCTGCAGTCGAACGGGTCTCGAACAAGATATCATCGAGTCTTTTGCGTCGGAGCAAGAGGAAAATCTGCAAAGAAAGTCGGTTTCATCAGAAAGCAGTTTGATTGATGTCGTACGAAACAAGAAGTTCTTCCTAGTCCTAGATGATGTGCAGCATAATCTGCACAGCCAATGGGATTCCCTAAGGTCGACACTGGCAAGAGGAGCAAATGGCAGTGTTGTATTGCTAGTATGTCAATCGAAAGAAGTTGCAAATAGTTTGGGAGCGACAGCTCAGGTTCCAATGGGTTACCTGCCATCTCCAGTGCTCTGGAGAGTATTTGAGCACCATGCATTTGGGAATCAGAAAAGAGCTTCCCTCGAGTCAATTGGTAAAAAGGtgctccaaaacttgcatggatTGCCTTTGCTGGCAGAAGCAATTGGAAGGCTTCTGAGACAAAGATTAGATAAGGCGCATTGGCAAAAAATTTCCTCGAGTCCCTGGTGGCTCTTTTCTGAAGATGAAGACAATGTTGCGCTACCTTCAGTGGCAATTATGTGTGAGCATCTATGTGATCATCTTAGAAAGTGTTTGTGCTATTGTTCAATATTCCCATCTGGTTATTTGTTTGAAAAGAATATGTTGATTCACATGTGGATAGCTAGTTTCATGCAACAACATGACGGGATTGGGATGAAAGAAATGGAAAAGGAATGGTTTGATGAGCTTTTCCGCCGATCATTCTTTCAGCCCACAATCTGGAAAAATAGGTACATCATGCCTGATATGATTAGAAAGCCATTATGTTCCATTGTTGGAAAAGAATGCCATGCTGCTAGTGAGTTGGGAGAACAGAAAAGACGGCTCCAAGATTACCGCCACCTAGCCATCAGTTTTCCTGATTTTAATGTGCACCTAGACTTGAGAAAGGACAACAAGTTGCGGACCATTTTGCTTTTTGATGGTCGCAAAACAATCAAACCACACGAAGCATTTGCTAATATTCTGTCACACCTAAGTGGCCTGCGAGTATTAGATTTCTCTTACAGTGAAGCTAAATTGGAGAAGGTTCCTGATTTCATTTACAAATTCACACACCTAAGGTTTCTGGATCTCTCCTTTACTGGGATGACAGTACTTCCAGACTCCCTCTGTAAGCTGCACCTACTACAAGTTCTTGGATTACGAGGATGTCGGTTCAAGGAGTTACCTAGAGCTATAAATGAGTTAGTGAACCTCCGGTTCTTATATGCAGAAGCTCACACGGTTTCCTTGATATACAAGATAGGGAAGCTTACTAATCTCCAAGGGTTAGATGAATTTCTTGTTGGTAGAATGGATGGGCACAAAATAACAGAACTAAAGAACCTGAATGAAATCAGTGGACAACTATGTATTGGAAATCTGGACAAAGTAGCAAGCACAGATGTAGTGAGTGATGCTGAATTATTCAAAAAAAGGCACTTAAAGAAGTTGGTATTCAGATGGGGGTTGACAGCATGCAAACCATTAGCCGAAGCTGATGGTTTCATGAGAACTCTTGCTGGCTTAAAACCAAATACAAATCTTGAAGAACTGAAAATTCAGTGCTACATGGGAGTTGGATTTCCATCATGGATGGCGGTTAAGCTAGCACAGGCCTTAGAGTTTAAGCTATCTCTCCACAACTCATCTCATTTCTCTCCAATTCACCATTGCGTCCTCAACTACCAGCTAATCTTCTTTGCCTGA